The following coding sequences lie in one Candidatus Desulfatibia profunda genomic window:
- a CDS encoding radical SAM protein — MKMMNTPRSVDISITNRCNLRCKYCSHFSGAGDVGQDLSAEEWLRFFEELNQCAVLNVTLQGGEPFYREDLRQIIAGIVSNRMRFDI; from the coding sequence ATGAAAATGATGAATACGCCAAGATCTGTAGACATCTCTATAACAAATAGGTGTAATCTCCGCTGTAAGTACTGCAGTCACTTTTCCGGAGCAGGCGATGTGGGACAGGATCTATCCGCAGAAGAGTGGCTCCGGTTTTTTGAGGAGTTGAATCAATGCGCGGTTCTGAATGTGACTCTCCAGGGCGGAGAGCCTTTTTACCGTGAGGATTTGAGGCAAATTATAGCAGGGATTGTCAGCAACCGCATGCGGTTCGATATTT